One Alteromonas sp. KC3 DNA segment encodes these proteins:
- the rsxC gene encoding electron transport complex subunit RsxC, protein MYPSFDSIIENLNSGKMYTFPGGVHPDDKKALSNTTPIKQPSLPALLVIPLRQHIGSDGICCVEVGDHVLKGQVLSQSSSPFSVPVHAPTSGKVVAIAPHVVAHPSGLTEMCVSIKPDGRETWCDLSPLSNYTEVEKSKIIEMICQAGISGMGGAGFPTHIKTSTSKPVEFLILNGIECEPYITSDDRLMREFAWQIRQGLDILTHLIGPKAVVVAIEDNKPEAFEALNIACEDKKEYRVVSVETKYPAGGEKQLIQVLTGREVPRNGLPADVGVMMFNVGTCFAIADAILNGKPLIERVVTVTGEAVESPCNFKALLGTPVSHLLNEAQYNPKKQTAPKVIMGGPMMGFTLSDATIPVVKTTNCLLVPSKKELVDDNAERPCIRCSACADACPASLLPQQMFWHAKAKEYDKAEEYDLFDCIECGACAYVCPSEIPLVHYYRQAKAEIRLQRDEKNKAEKAKQRFEARKERLEREKREREEKHRKAKEARLAANKAKEQRVTGEAPSESSTNEAKDKVAAALARAKAKKAALQAQTNDSQTAPADAAQDDKKAQVAAAIARAKAKKAAKANDANLTSSESTDNNTIDSAVPSGEPDDRKAKVAAAIARAKAKKAAKASDANVPTHDSADNSSSAVEVQSTEQDDKKAKIAAAIARAKAKKASQASAEQPAVSENVLTDNTATSDATDSTSAQDEKKARIAAAVAKAKAKKAAQEQTNARHDAPDTNGTDSEVDEKKARIAAAVAKAKAKKAAQQIGSESAVQASDSSEQLDADAQTSISSSASTSPSAPADEKKARIAAAVAKAKAKKAAAERENES, encoded by the coding sequence ATGTATCCAAGTTTTGATTCAATTATAGAAAACCTGAACTCTGGGAAAATGTACACGTTTCCTGGCGGTGTACACCCGGATGACAAGAAGGCACTTTCCAATACAACACCAATAAAGCAGCCTTCTCTACCGGCCTTGTTGGTGATACCACTTCGTCAGCACATCGGCTCAGACGGAATTTGCTGCGTAGAAGTTGGCGACCACGTACTAAAAGGGCAGGTATTGTCACAGAGTTCGTCGCCATTTTCTGTTCCAGTGCATGCGCCCACCTCTGGAAAAGTTGTGGCTATTGCGCCTCATGTCGTAGCTCACCCCAGCGGTTTGACCGAGATGTGTGTCAGCATTAAACCCGATGGCAGAGAAACATGGTGCGATCTTTCTCCTCTTTCAAATTATACAGAGGTAGAGAAAAGCAAAATTATTGAAATGATTTGCCAAGCGGGTATTTCCGGAATGGGCGGCGCAGGCTTTCCTACGCACATCAAAACGTCGACGTCTAAGCCTGTTGAGTTCCTTATTCTAAATGGCATTGAGTGCGAGCCATATATCACCTCTGACGATCGGCTGATGCGCGAATTTGCATGGCAGATAAGACAAGGACTCGATATTCTTACGCACCTCATAGGTCCTAAAGCCGTCGTAGTTGCCATTGAAGACAATAAACCAGAAGCATTTGAAGCACTGAATATTGCCTGTGAGGACAAAAAGGAATACCGCGTAGTCAGCGTAGAAACCAAATATCCTGCTGGCGGTGAAAAACAGTTAATTCAGGTATTAACCGGGCGAGAAGTACCGAGAAACGGGTTACCCGCAGATGTTGGGGTGATGATGTTTAACGTGGGCACTTGCTTCGCCATTGCAGACGCAATTTTAAATGGTAAGCCACTGATTGAACGCGTAGTTACTGTTACCGGTGAAGCTGTTGAGTCGCCGTGTAATTTTAAAGCACTATTAGGTACACCGGTCTCTCACCTACTAAACGAAGCGCAATATAACCCGAAAAAACAGACAGCTCCCAAGGTTATTATGGGCGGTCCTATGATGGGCTTTACCCTGTCAGATGCCACCATTCCAGTGGTAAAAACGACAAACTGTTTGCTGGTTCCAAGTAAAAAAGAGCTTGTTGATGACAATGCAGAGCGCCCATGTATTCGATGCAGCGCGTGCGCCGACGCGTGCCCGGCTTCTTTGCTGCCGCAACAAATGTTTTGGCATGCGAAAGCTAAAGAGTACGACAAAGCTGAAGAATACGACTTATTTGATTGTATCGAATGTGGGGCTTGTGCATACGTGTGCCCAAGTGAAATTCCGCTTGTGCACTACTATCGCCAAGCTAAAGCCGAAATTCGCTTGCAGCGAGATGAGAAAAACAAAGCAGAGAAAGCGAAACAACGTTTTGAAGCGCGCAAAGAACGTTTAGAGCGCGAAAAACGCGAGCGAGAAGAAAAACACAGAAAGGCTAAAGAGGCGCGATTGGCCGCTAACAAAGCCAAAGAGCAACGTGTAACTGGCGAAGCGCCATCAGAATCTTCCACCAACGAAGCAAAAGACAAGGTCGCTGCGGCGCTAGCAAGAGCGAAAGCAAAGAAAGCCGCACTCCAAGCTCAAACAAACGATTCTCAGACAGCACCGGCAGACGCAGCTCAAGATGACAAAAAGGCTCAAGTTGCCGCTGCTATCGCCAGAGCAAAAGCAAAGAAAGCAGCTAAAGCCAATGATGCGAATTTAACATCAAGTGAATCCACTGATAACAACACAATAGATTCAGCAGTGCCCAGCGGTGAACCTGATGATAGAAAAGCCAAGGTTGCTGCAGCTATCGCCAGAGCAAAAGCAAAGAAAGCAGCTAAAGCTAGCGATGCCAATGTGCCGACTCATGATTCTGCTGATAACAGCTCAAGTGCTGTGGAAGTACAAAGCACTGAACAAGATGATAAGAAAGCCAAAATCGCTGCGGCTATCGCTAGAGCTAAAGCCAAAAAAGCATCACAAGCAAGCGCTGAACAACCTGCTGTATCTGAAAACGTGCTGACCGATAACACAGCAACAAGTGATGCAACAGATAGCACATCAGCGCAAGATGAGAAAAAAGCAAGAATTGCTGCCGCGGTGGCGAAAGCCAAAGCGAAAAAGGCAGCACAAGAACAAACTAATGCTCGTCACGATGCCCCTGATACTAATGGCACAGACAGCGAAGTTGACGAGAAGAAAGCACGAATAGCAGCAGCAGTAGCAAAGGCAAAAGCCAAGAAAGCCGCTCAGCAAATAGGGAGTGAATCAGCAGTTCAGGCTTCAGACTCATCTGAGCAACTCGACGCTGATGCTCAAACGTCAATATCCAGTAGCGCCTCCACATCACCTAGCGCACCTGCTGATGAGAAAAAGGCCCGCATTGCGGCTGCCGTTGCAAAAGCGAAGGCAAAAAAAGCGGCTGCAGAAAGAGAGAATGAATCCTGA
- the rsxB gene encoding electron transport complex subunit RsxB has protein sequence MTVSTAIIFAVIAIGVLALGFGLVLGYASIRFKVEGDPLVEQIDAVLPQTQCGQCGYPGCKPYAEAIANGDDINKCPPGGEATIKKLADLMGVEPKPLDAAHGEEDVKKVAFIREDECIGCTKCIQACPVDAILGAAKHMHTVITDECTGCDLCVDPCPVDCIDMVPIVQTTSTWKWDFSSSPKGDIPVKMVS, from the coding sequence ATGACAGTATCTACAGCAATCATTTTTGCCGTAATTGCAATCGGTGTTTTAGCGCTCGGCTTTGGTCTAGTTTTAGGATACGCCAGCATTCGCTTTAAAGTTGAGGGAGACCCTCTCGTTGAACAAATTGACGCTGTTCTTCCCCAAACTCAGTGTGGTCAGTGTGGTTACCCCGGGTGTAAACCTTATGCCGAAGCTATCGCTAATGGCGACGATATCAATAAATGCCCCCCAGGTGGCGAGGCTACAATTAAAAAGTTAGCTGATTTAATGGGCGTGGAGCCTAAACCTCTTGATGCTGCGCATGGCGAAGAAGATGTAAAAAAAGTCGCGTTTATTCGCGAGGATGAATGCATTGGGTGCACTAAATGTATTCAAGCTTGTCCAGTTGACGCTATTTTAGGCGCAGCTAAACACATGCACACGGTCATTACCGATGAATGTACTGGTTGCGATCTGTGCGTAGACCCCTGCCCTGTCGACTGTATTGATATGGTTCCTATCGTTCAAACCACGTCTACGTGGAAATGGGATTTTTCGTCATCTCCCAAAGGTGATATCCCAGTGAAAATGGTATCTTAA
- the rsxA gene encoding electron transport complex subunit RsxA: MTEFLLLLIGTVLVNNFVLVKFLGLCPFMGVSSKLETAMGMSMATTFVLTLASASSYLVETYLLAPLGIGYLRTLAFILVIAVVVQFTEMVVHKTSPTLYRLLGIFLPLITTNCAVLGVALLNLTEQHNFIESLIYGFGAAVGFSLVLILFAAMRERLAAADVPTPFKGASIAMITAGLMSLAFMGFSGLVKF, encoded by the coding sequence ATGACTGAATTTTTACTATTATTGATTGGTACAGTACTGGTAAATAACTTCGTTTTGGTGAAGTTTCTTGGTTTGTGCCCTTTCATGGGAGTCTCTAGTAAGCTCGAAACGGCTATGGGTATGTCTATGGCAACCACATTCGTGCTTACCCTCGCCTCTGCATCCAGTTACCTTGTCGAAACTTATTTACTCGCCCCTTTGGGCATAGGCTACTTACGTACGCTTGCTTTTATTCTGGTGATTGCCGTTGTCGTGCAGTTTACAGAGATGGTCGTGCATAAAACCAGTCCTACGCTTTACCGACTACTCGGTATTTTCCTGCCACTTATTACCACTAACTGTGCCGTATTGGGTGTAGCGCTTCTAAACTTAACTGAGCAGCACAATTTTATAGAGAGCCTCATTTACGGGTTTGGCGCCGCGGTTGGTTTTTCATTAGTACTCATACTTTTTGCAGCAATGCGAGAAAGGTTGGCAGCCGCTGATGTTCCTACCCCATTTAAAGGAGCTTCAATAGCAATGATAACAGCAGGATTAATGTCATTGGCGTTTATGGGATTCAGTGGGTTGGTGAAATTCTAA
- the rsxD gene encoding electron transport complex subunit RsxD: protein MKLSLSSSPHQRVKRDTGQVMRMVVYAMIPGIVAQAYYFGWGVLIQAVLAVASALVIEGIILFVRKRPIERTLTDYSAVLTALLIAISIPPTLPWWMTVIGVFFAIAVAKQLYGGLGFNIFNPAMVAYVVLLISFPGAMSLWLPPTTHAAITPTFLDSFSLIFSGFTTSGYDVTQLKTIADGVTMATPLDTLKTNLTQGVTYSESLSNPIFDGGIFEAAGAGWGVVSAAYLLGGLFLWKTKVINWHIPGGMLISVLICATLLHLLDADYYASPLYHLFNGAVMVGAFFIATDPVSASTTPKGRIIFGAAIGFWVVIIRTFGGYPDAVAFAVIIMNMAVPLIDYYTRPRVYGKNVGQRRGKQS, encoded by the coding sequence ATGAAGTTAAGTCTATCAAGCTCACCGCACCAAAGGGTTAAGCGCGATACAGGACAAGTAATGCGCATGGTTGTTTATGCGATGATCCCAGGCATAGTCGCGCAAGCATATTATTTTGGCTGGGGCGTGCTAATTCAAGCAGTACTTGCGGTGGCAAGTGCTCTGGTCATCGAAGGTATAATTCTTTTTGTGAGAAAGCGTCCTATTGAACGCACATTAACGGATTACAGCGCAGTATTAACTGCATTGCTTATTGCGATAAGTATCCCCCCAACGTTGCCATGGTGGATGACGGTAATAGGCGTATTTTTTGCTATCGCGGTAGCTAAACAATTATACGGCGGTTTGGGGTTTAATATTTTCAACCCAGCTATGGTGGCTTATGTGGTGTTGTTAATATCATTCCCTGGTGCAATGAGTTTGTGGCTACCACCCACTACTCATGCGGCGATTACGCCAACATTTCTTGATTCCTTTTCGCTGATTTTTTCTGGATTTACCACCAGCGGATACGATGTAACTCAGTTAAAAACAATTGCTGATGGCGTAACTATGGCAACGCCGCTTGATACATTGAAAACCAACCTTACTCAAGGTGTTACCTATAGCGAATCGTTGTCGAACCCCATATTTGACGGTGGTATTTTTGAAGCAGCGGGTGCAGGTTGGGGCGTAGTAAGTGCAGCTTATCTTTTAGGTGGTCTCTTCTTGTGGAAAACGAAAGTGATCAATTGGCATATTCCTGGCGGCATGCTCATTAGCGTGTTGATTTGTGCCACGCTACTACATCTTTTAGATGCCGATTATTACGCATCACCACTTTACCATTTATTTAATGGCGCCGTCATGGTGGGAGCGTTTTTCATCGCTACCGATCCCGTGTCAGCTTCTACTACGCCAAAGGGACGTATTATCTTTGGTGCCGCTATTGGTTTTTGGGTGGTTATTATCCGCACATTTGGCGGCTATCCTGACGCTGTTGCCTTTGCCGTCATTATCATGAACATGGCCGTACCATTAATCGACTACTACACTCGCCCCCGCGTATACGGCAAAAATGTCGGACAACGTCGAGGTAAGCAGTCATGA